Proteins encoded in a region of the Thunnus thynnus chromosome 8, fThuThy2.1, whole genome shotgun sequence genome:
- the sft2d2a gene encoding SFT2 domain containing 2a, which produces MDKLKSVLSGEEARREDRNILQTANEASTLGWGTRVKGFIACFVVGGACAILGVCMLFLPRIGLILFIVFYTFGNLCALCSTMFLMGPLKQLKRMCDKTRALATTIMITCLVLTLCAAFWWKNFGLALLFCILQVLSFTWYSLSYIPFVRDAIMKIVSICLK; this is translated from the exons ATGGATAAATTAAAATCGGTTTTGAGTGGCGAAGAGGCGCGCAGAGAAGACAGAAATATTTTACAG ACTGCCAATGAAGCCTCGACTCTTGGCTGGGGAACACGTGTGAAGGGATTCATCGCCTGCTTTGTGGTGGGGGGCGCTTGCGCTATTTTG GGAGTGTGTATGCTCTTCCTCCCCAGGATTGGCCTCATTCTCTTCATCGTCTTTTACACCTTTGGGAACCTATGTGCTCTGTGCAG CACCATGTTTCTGATGGGGCCACTGAAGCAGCTGAAAAGGATGTGTGACAAAACAAGAGCACTGGCCACCACAATTATGATT ACCTGTCTTGTGTTGACTCTCTGCGCAGCCTTCTGG TGGAAGAACTTTGGACTCGCTTTGTTATTTTGCATCTTACAAGTCTTATCATTTACCTG GTACAGCCTGTCATACATCCCGTTTGTCAG GGACGCAATAATGAAGATAGTGTCTATCTGCTTGAAATGA
- the tmem45a gene encoding transmembrane protein 45A yields MGSFKGHALPGSFFLVAGLWWTGKYSLWHATRRNKNIGSTRLASRASQRRLEIIESSVILFFSFVGMLLEQFAADGPRLQLYDFEEKHWEDLMNWQHATMYLFFGLAGTVSLVIHTTEAAPLALDRLMLAISFFNEGFLFLYHLHGRSMLDVHVHQLLLYAVFGEALVAFLEVFHRGNIILELLRCTLTLLQGSWFWQIGFVLYPPHGPEWDMKDHNNMMFITMCYSWHLAFAMLVVSVLYCTVSCVVRSRLKRTPPMEMGLLKPRDRDPESEDEIL; encoded by the exons ATGGGGAGTTTCAAGGGTCATGCGCTCCCTGGAAGCTTCTTCCTAGTAGCGGGGCTCTGGTGGACTGGAAAGTACTCGCTCTGGCACGCCACCCGCAGGAACAAGAATATAGGTTCCACTCGGCTGGCCAGCAGAGCATCCCAGCGCCGGCTGGAGATCATTGAAAGCTCTGTCatactcttcttctcttttgttg GGATGCTATTGGAGCAATTCGCAGCAGATGGACCAAGATTGCAGCTGTATGACTTTGAAGAGAAACACTGGGAAGATCTGATGAACTGGCAGCACGCCACCATGTACCTGTTCTTTGGCCTGGCAGGGACTGTGTCCCTGGTCATCCACACCACAGAGGCTGCTCCGCTAGCACTGGATAGGTTAATGTTGgctatttctttctttaatgaAG GATTTCTTTTCCTGTACCACCTGCATGGCAGGAGTATGCTGGACGTCCACGTGCATCAGCTCCTCCTCTATGCCGTCTTTGGCGAGGCTCTCGTTGCCTTCCTGGAGGTCTTCCACCGTGGCAACATCATTCTGGAGCTGCTGCGCTGCACCCTCACTCTCCTGCAGGGAAGCTGGTTCTGGCAG ATTGGTTTTGTGCTGTACCCTCCACACGGCCCTGAGTGGGACATGAAGGACCACAACAACATGATGTTCATCACCATGTGCTACTCCTGGCACCTCGCCTTCGCTATGCTCGTCGTGAGCGTGCTCTATTGCACGGTCAGCTG CGTGGTTCGCTCCAGATTGAAGAGGACTCCTCCGATGGAAATGGGACTCTTGAAGCCCAGAGACAGGGATCCAGAGTCAGAAGACGAGATTTTATGA